A single window of Alosa alosa isolate M-15738 ecotype Scorff River chromosome 11, AALO_Geno_1.1, whole genome shotgun sequence DNA harbors:
- the LOC125303190 gene encoding zinc-binding protein A33-like isoform X1 produces MASRTSLSEEDFSCPVCCDIYRDPIILLCSHSFCRVCLQQFWKQKGIRECPVCRMRSSRSAPATNLVLKNLCEALLQERGQRTLEVHLKPEVHGKFAVGTETLPIKSLGGPEALCSIHSEKLKLFCLEDKQPVCVVCRDSKKHNNHAFQPIDEAALDLKEEIKHKLKPLQENLKTYREAKLLFDQTAKHIKCQAKDVERQIKEEFERLHQFLQDEESARMAVLKEEEEFKSQMMKKKTEEISKEIQGLLDIIKAIEKYMDGEDITFLKNYSVIMKQVPFTLPDPEPVPETLVNMANYLGNLRFRIWEKMKDIVQYSPVTLDPNTANPCIFLSEDLTTLRYKDKGQLLPDNPERFDYWEFVLGSEGFASGSHCWEVEVGDSTLWALGVTSESVQRKGEALFKSAVWGVGYYNGEYGASSSVEPPTPLTVTPKLQRIRVQLDWDKGLVAFSDPVSNTPLHTFTHTFTERVFPYFSNYCELCPLKIIPLDVSVAMQPQ; encoded by the exons ATGGCCTCCAGAACTTCACTCTCCGAGGAGGATTTCTCCTGCCCGGTGTGCTGTGACATCTACCGGGACCCTATCATACTCCTGTGCAGCCACAGCTTTTGTCGAGTCTGTCTGCAGCAGTTCTGGAAACAGAAGGGGATCCGCGAGTGTCCCGTGTGCAGGATGAGGTCGTCCAGGTCTGCACCAGCCACTAACCTGGTCTTGAAGAACCTGTGCGAGGCTCTCTTGCAGGAGAGGGGTCAGAGAACTTTGGAGGTGCACTTGAAGCCGGAGGTCCATGGCAAGTTTGCAGTGGGAACCGAGACGTTGCCCATAAAATCCTTGGGCGGGCCAGAGGCACTGTGCAGCATACACAGCGAGAAACTCAAGCTCTTTTGCCTGGAGGACAAGCAGCCTGTCTGTGTGGTATGCCGCGACTCAAAAAAGCACAATAATCATGCCTTTCAACCTATTGATGAGGCAGCTCTGGATCTCAAG GAGGAGATTAAGCACAAACTGAAGCCCTTACAGGAGAATCTAAAGACCTACAGAGAAGCTAAACTGTTGTTTGACCAAACAGCAAAACACATAAAG TGTCAGGCCAAAGACGTAGAGAGGCAGATTAAGGAGGAGTTTGAGAGGCTTCATCAGTTTTTACAGGACGAGGAGTCTGCCAGAATGGCTGTgctgaaggaggaagaggagttcAAAAGCCAGATGatgaagaaaaagacagaggagaTCAGCAAAGAAATACAGGGTCTCTTAGACATCATTAAGGCTATTGAAAAATATATGGATGGGGAAGACATCACATTCCTTAAG AACTACAGTGTCATAATGAAGCA AGTCCCGTTTACACTCCCGGATCCAGAGCCAGTCCCAGAAACACTAGTCAACATGGCAAATTATCTTGGTAACCTGCGGTTCAGAATCTGGGAGAAGATGAAAGACATAGTTCAGTACA GCCCTGTGACTCTAGACCCAAACACAGCTAACCCGTGCATCTTCCTCTCTGAGGATCTGACCACCCTCCGCTACAAGGACAAAGGCCAGCTGCTCCCCGACAACCCGGAGAGGTTTGACTACTGGGAGTTTGTGCTGGGGTCCGAGGGCTTTGCCTCCGGGAGCCACTGCTGGGAAGTGGAGGTGGGGGACAGCACACTTTGGGCCCTGGGGGTGACCAGCGAGTCCGTGCAGCGTAAGGGTGAGGCACTGTTCAAGAGCGCCGTGTGGGGTGTGGGCTACTACAATGGAGAGTACGGGGCCAGCTCCTCCGTGGAGCCCCCGACTCCGCTCACAGTGACCCCCAAGCTCCAGAGGATTCGTGTACAGCTGGACTGGGACAAGGGGTTGGTGGCGTTCTCTGACCCTGTTAGTAACACGCCTCTGCACACGTTCACTCACACCTTCACGGAGAGAGTGTTTCCATACTTCAGTAATTACTGTGAGCTTTGTCCCCTGAAGATCATACCATTGGATGTTTCTGTAGCAATGCAGCCACAATGA
- the gabarapl2 gene encoding gamma-aminobutyric acid receptor-associated protein-like 2 isoform X2, translating into MKWMFKEDHSLEHRCVESAKIRNKYPDRVPVIVEKVSGSQIVDIDKRKYLVPSDITVAQFMWIIRKRIQLPSEKAIFLFVDKTVPQSSLTMGQLYEKEKDEDGFLYVAYSGENTFGS; encoded by the exons AGCACCGGTGTGTGGAGTCTGCCAAAATCCGCAACAAATACCCCGACAGAGTTCCG GTCATTGTAGAAAAGGTCTCTGGCTCACAGATCGTAGATATTGATAAGCGGAAGTACCTTGTACCATCGGACATCACAGTGGCTCAGTTCATGTGGATCATCAGGAAGCGCATCCAGTTGCCTTCGGAGAAAGCTATCTTCCTCTTCGTTGACAAAACAGTCCCACAGTCCAG CCTGACAATGGGACAGCTCTACgagaaagagaaggatgagGATGGGTTTTTGTACGTGGCCTACAGTGGAGAGAATACATTTGGATCATAA
- the adat1 gene encoding tRNA-specific adenosine deaminase 1 isoform X1 — MWPVDKIARLCYDHFRNLPKRGKPELGREWTLLAAVVEVRDNPNGEKIELKVVSLGTGTKCIGRAAMSPKGDVLNDSHAEIIARRGCVRYLMEQLRLAVLGESSALFCPAEEMGKWKVHPEVSFVFFTSHTPCGDASIIPMMESPSQPCPMVRLEDDEGEGSDTPETALKRRAEWQEDQANKRHRTDQETHQVVGKPGEEMRTCSPPPPETADPAGDPSKASETPETRAQEGDIAKAHQATDVHRTGAKSVPGEACDPKVPGVRYHNIGVLRVKPGRGEPTLSLSCSDKMARWAVLGFQGALLSHYLQEAIYFKAVITGKCPYSQHAMQRALCNRCAQVTDLPAGFSMHPPEFLQSSLEFAHSQAQTQHSHQSNKGRVSPCGAAISWCAVPNQPLDVTANGYKQGMTKKAVGTPQARSLISKVELFHIFQTVVTATSNVLLPSSLRERELQIVLGLQAGSRSVPAGLAAAAHAGFSPVAA; from the exons ATGTGGCCAGTGGATAAAATTGCAAGACTTTGTTACGATCATTTTCGTAACTTGCCTAAAAGAGGAAAGCCTGAACTAGGTAGAGAGTGGACACTTCTGGCAGCTGTAGTGGAAGTACGAGATAACCCTAATGGAGAGAAGATTG AGTTGAAGGTTGTGTCTTTGGGAACTGGAACGAAATGCATTGGGCGTGCAGCAATGAGTCCTaagg GAGATGTATTGAATGACAGCCATGCTGAGATCATCGCCAGGAGAgggtgtgtcag GTACCTGATGGAGCAGCTGCGACTTGCAGTGTTGGGAGAGAGCAGTGCCCTGTTCTGCCCTGCGGAGGAGATGGGCAAGTGGAAAGTGCATCCTGAAGTGTCGTTTGTGTTCTTTACCAGTCATACTCCCT GTGGAGATGCATCCATCATTCCAATGATGGAGAGCCCATCACAGCCTTGCCCAATGGTTAGGCTGGAGGATGATGAGGGGGAAGGCAGTGATACACCAGAGACAGCCCTGAAACGCAGAGCAGAGTGGCAAGAGGACCAGGCCAACAAGCGGCACAGGACAGACCAGGAGACGCACCAGGTTGTTGGAAAACCTGGTGAGGAGATGAGGACTTGTTCTCCTCCACCACCGGAAACGGCGGATCCTGCAGGAGACCCATCCAAGGCATCAGAGACTCCAGAGACTCGCGCACAAGAGGGCGACATTGCTAAGGCGCACCAGGCCACAGATGTCCACCGAACTGGCGCCAAGAGCGTCCCCGGGGAGGCCTGTGATCCGAAGGTGCCTGGTGTCCGATACCACAACATAGGGGTGTTGCGCGTGAAGCCTGGCCGCGGGGAGCCTACGCTGTCCCTGTCGTGCAGTGACAAAATGGCTCGCTGGGCTGTGCTTGGCTTCCAGGGAGCCCTTCTGAGCCATTACCTTCAGGAGGCGATCTACTTCAAGGCAGTGATCACTGGGAAGTGTCCCTATAGCCAGCATGCAATGCAGCGAGCATTGTGCAACCG GTGCGCCCAGGTGACCGATCTCCCAGCAGGCTTCTCCATGCACCCCCCTGAGTTCCTGCAGTCCAGCCTGGAGTTTGCCCACAGCCAGGCTCAGACCCAGCACTCTCACCAGAGCAACAAGGGCAGGGTTTCACCCTGTGGagcag CAATTAGCTGGTGTGCTGTCCCCAACCAGCCACTAGATGTCACTGCAAATGGGTACAAGCAAGGGATGACCAAGAAAGCTGTGGGCACGCCACAGGCAAG GTCACTTATCTCAAAGGTTGAGCTGTTTCACATTTTTCAAACTGTTGTGACTGCAACTTCAAATGTCCTGCTCCCCTCCTCACTCAG GGAGAGGGAGCTGCAGATCGTACTGGGATTACAAGCAGGCAGCCGGAGCGTACCAGCAGGCCTGGCTGCAGCTGCGCACGCAGGTTTTTCCCCTGTGGCCGCGTAG
- the adat1 gene encoding tRNA-specific adenosine deaminase 1 isoform X3 — protein MWPVDKIARLCYDHFRNLPKRGKPELGREWTLLAAVVEVRDNPNGEKIELKVVSLGTGTKCIGRAAMSPKGDVLNDSHAEIIARRGCVRYLMEQLRLAVLGESSALFCPAEEMGKWKVHPEVSFVFFTSHTPCGDASIIPMMESPSQPCPMVRLEDDEGEGSDTPETALKRRAEWQEDQANKRHRTDQETHQVVGKPGEEMRTCSPPPPETADPAGDPSKASETPETRAQEGDIAKAHQATDVHRTGAKSVPGEACDPKVPGVRYHNIGVLRVKPGRGEPTLSLSCSDKMARWAVLGFQGALLSHYLQEAIYFKAVITGKCPYSQHAMQRALCNRCAQVTDLPAGFSMHPPEFLQSSLEFAHSQAQTQHSHQSNKGRVSPCGAAISWCAVPNQPLDVTANGYKQGMTKKAVGTPQARSLISKVELFHIFQTVVTATSNVLLPSSLSCRSYWDYKQAAGAYQQAWLQLRTQVFPLWPRSPRELLQFH, from the exons ATGTGGCCAGTGGATAAAATTGCAAGACTTTGTTACGATCATTTTCGTAACTTGCCTAAAAGAGGAAAGCCTGAACTAGGTAGAGAGTGGACACTTCTGGCAGCTGTAGTGGAAGTACGAGATAACCCTAATGGAGAGAAGATTG AGTTGAAGGTTGTGTCTTTGGGAACTGGAACGAAATGCATTGGGCGTGCAGCAATGAGTCCTaagg GAGATGTATTGAATGACAGCCATGCTGAGATCATCGCCAGGAGAgggtgtgtcag GTACCTGATGGAGCAGCTGCGACTTGCAGTGTTGGGAGAGAGCAGTGCCCTGTTCTGCCCTGCGGAGGAGATGGGCAAGTGGAAAGTGCATCCTGAAGTGTCGTTTGTGTTCTTTACCAGTCATACTCCCT GTGGAGATGCATCCATCATTCCAATGATGGAGAGCCCATCACAGCCTTGCCCAATGGTTAGGCTGGAGGATGATGAGGGGGAAGGCAGTGATACACCAGAGACAGCCCTGAAACGCAGAGCAGAGTGGCAAGAGGACCAGGCCAACAAGCGGCACAGGACAGACCAGGAGACGCACCAGGTTGTTGGAAAACCTGGTGAGGAGATGAGGACTTGTTCTCCTCCACCACCGGAAACGGCGGATCCTGCAGGAGACCCATCCAAGGCATCAGAGACTCCAGAGACTCGCGCACAAGAGGGCGACATTGCTAAGGCGCACCAGGCCACAGATGTCCACCGAACTGGCGCCAAGAGCGTCCCCGGGGAGGCCTGTGATCCGAAGGTGCCTGGTGTCCGATACCACAACATAGGGGTGTTGCGCGTGAAGCCTGGCCGCGGGGAGCCTACGCTGTCCCTGTCGTGCAGTGACAAAATGGCTCGCTGGGCTGTGCTTGGCTTCCAGGGAGCCCTTCTGAGCCATTACCTTCAGGAGGCGATCTACTTCAAGGCAGTGATCACTGGGAAGTGTCCCTATAGCCAGCATGCAATGCAGCGAGCATTGTGCAACCG GTGCGCCCAGGTGACCGATCTCCCAGCAGGCTTCTCCATGCACCCCCCTGAGTTCCTGCAGTCCAGCCTGGAGTTTGCCCACAGCCAGGCTCAGACCCAGCACTCTCACCAGAGCAACAAGGGCAGGGTTTCACCCTGTGGagcag CAATTAGCTGGTGTGCTGTCCCCAACCAGCCACTAGATGTCACTGCAAATGGGTACAAGCAAGGGATGACCAAGAAAGCTGTGGGCACGCCACAGGCAAG GTCACTTATCTCAAAGGTTGAGCTGTTTCACATTTTTCAAACTGTTGTGACTGCAACTTCAAATGTCCTGCTCCCCTCCTCACTCAG CTGCAGATCGTACTGGGATTACAAGCAGGCAGCCGGAGCGTACCAGCAGGCCTGGCTGCAGCTGCGCACGCAGGTTTTTCCCCTGTGGCCGCGTAGTCCTCGAGAGCTGCTGCAGTTCCACTGA
- the adat1 gene encoding tRNA-specific adenosine deaminase 1 isoform X2 translates to MWPVDKIARLCYDHFRNLPKRGKPELGREWTLLAAVVEVRDNPNGEKIELKVVSLGTGTKCIGRAAMSPKGDVLNDSHAEIIARRGCVRYLMEQLRLAVLGESSALFCPAEEMGKWKVHPEVSFVFFTSHTPCGDASIIPMMESPSQPCPMVRLEDDEGEGSDTPETALKRRAEWQEDQANKRHRTDQETHQVVGKPGEEMRTCSPPPPETADPAGDPSKASETPETRAQEGDIAKAHQATDVHRTGAKSVPGEACDPKVPGVRYHNIGVLRVKPGRGEPTLSLSCSDKMARWAVLGFQGALLSHYLQEAIYFKAVITGKCPYSQHAMQRALCNRCAQVTDLPAGFSMHPPEFLQSSLEFAHSQAQTQHSHQSNKGRVSPCGAAISWCAVPNQPLDVTANGYKQGMTKKAVGTPQARSLISKVELFHIFQTVVTATSNVLLPSSLRLWD, encoded by the exons ATGTGGCCAGTGGATAAAATTGCAAGACTTTGTTACGATCATTTTCGTAACTTGCCTAAAAGAGGAAAGCCTGAACTAGGTAGAGAGTGGACACTTCTGGCAGCTGTAGTGGAAGTACGAGATAACCCTAATGGAGAGAAGATTG AGTTGAAGGTTGTGTCTTTGGGAACTGGAACGAAATGCATTGGGCGTGCAGCAATGAGTCCTaagg GAGATGTATTGAATGACAGCCATGCTGAGATCATCGCCAGGAGAgggtgtgtcag GTACCTGATGGAGCAGCTGCGACTTGCAGTGTTGGGAGAGAGCAGTGCCCTGTTCTGCCCTGCGGAGGAGATGGGCAAGTGGAAAGTGCATCCTGAAGTGTCGTTTGTGTTCTTTACCAGTCATACTCCCT GTGGAGATGCATCCATCATTCCAATGATGGAGAGCCCATCACAGCCTTGCCCAATGGTTAGGCTGGAGGATGATGAGGGGGAAGGCAGTGATACACCAGAGACAGCCCTGAAACGCAGAGCAGAGTGGCAAGAGGACCAGGCCAACAAGCGGCACAGGACAGACCAGGAGACGCACCAGGTTGTTGGAAAACCTGGTGAGGAGATGAGGACTTGTTCTCCTCCACCACCGGAAACGGCGGATCCTGCAGGAGACCCATCCAAGGCATCAGAGACTCCAGAGACTCGCGCACAAGAGGGCGACATTGCTAAGGCGCACCAGGCCACAGATGTCCACCGAACTGGCGCCAAGAGCGTCCCCGGGGAGGCCTGTGATCCGAAGGTGCCTGGTGTCCGATACCACAACATAGGGGTGTTGCGCGTGAAGCCTGGCCGCGGGGAGCCTACGCTGTCCCTGTCGTGCAGTGACAAAATGGCTCGCTGGGCTGTGCTTGGCTTCCAGGGAGCCCTTCTGAGCCATTACCTTCAGGAGGCGATCTACTTCAAGGCAGTGATCACTGGGAAGTGTCCCTATAGCCAGCATGCAATGCAGCGAGCATTGTGCAACCG GTGCGCCCAGGTGACCGATCTCCCAGCAGGCTTCTCCATGCACCCCCCTGAGTTCCTGCAGTCCAGCCTGGAGTTTGCCCACAGCCAGGCTCAGACCCAGCACTCTCACCAGAGCAACAAGGGCAGGGTTTCACCCTGTGGagcag CAATTAGCTGGTGTGCTGTCCCCAACCAGCCACTAGATGTCACTGCAAATGGGTACAAGCAAGGGATGACCAAGAAAGCTGTGGGCACGCCACAGGCAAG GTCACTTATCTCAAAGGTTGAGCTGTTTCACATTTTTCAAACTGTTGTGACTGCAACTTCAAATGTCCTGCTCCCCTCCTCACTCAG GCTGTGGGATTAG
- the LOC125303190 gene encoding zinc-binding protein A33-like isoform X2 — translation MASRTSLSEEDFSCPVCCDIYRDPIILLCSHSFCRVCLQQFWKQKGIRECPVCRMRSSRSAPATNLVLKNLCEALLQERGQRTLEVHLKPEVHGKFAVGTETLPIKSLGGPEALCSIHSEKLKLFCLEDKQPVCVVCRDSKKHNNHAFQPIDEAALDLKEEIKHKLKPLQENLKTYREAKLLFDQTAKHIKAKDVERQIKEEFERLHQFLQDEESARMAVLKEEEEFKSQMMKKKTEEISKEIQGLLDIIKAIEKYMDGEDITFLKNYSVIMKQVPFTLPDPEPVPETLVNMANYLGNLRFRIWEKMKDIVQYSPVTLDPNTANPCIFLSEDLTTLRYKDKGQLLPDNPERFDYWEFVLGSEGFASGSHCWEVEVGDSTLWALGVTSESVQRKGEALFKSAVWGVGYYNGEYGASSSVEPPTPLTVTPKLQRIRVQLDWDKGLVAFSDPVSNTPLHTFTHTFTERVFPYFSNYCELCPLKIIPLDVSVAMQPQ, via the exons ATGGCCTCCAGAACTTCACTCTCCGAGGAGGATTTCTCCTGCCCGGTGTGCTGTGACATCTACCGGGACCCTATCATACTCCTGTGCAGCCACAGCTTTTGTCGAGTCTGTCTGCAGCAGTTCTGGAAACAGAAGGGGATCCGCGAGTGTCCCGTGTGCAGGATGAGGTCGTCCAGGTCTGCACCAGCCACTAACCTGGTCTTGAAGAACCTGTGCGAGGCTCTCTTGCAGGAGAGGGGTCAGAGAACTTTGGAGGTGCACTTGAAGCCGGAGGTCCATGGCAAGTTTGCAGTGGGAACCGAGACGTTGCCCATAAAATCCTTGGGCGGGCCAGAGGCACTGTGCAGCATACACAGCGAGAAACTCAAGCTCTTTTGCCTGGAGGACAAGCAGCCTGTCTGTGTGGTATGCCGCGACTCAAAAAAGCACAATAATCATGCCTTTCAACCTATTGATGAGGCAGCTCTGGATCTCAAG GAGGAGATTAAGCACAAACTGAAGCCCTTACAGGAGAATCTAAAGACCTACAGAGAAGCTAAACTGTTGTTTGACCAAACAGCAAAACACATAAAG GCCAAAGACGTAGAGAGGCAGATTAAGGAGGAGTTTGAGAGGCTTCATCAGTTTTTACAGGACGAGGAGTCTGCCAGAATGGCTGTgctgaaggaggaagaggagttcAAAAGCCAGATGatgaagaaaaagacagaggagaTCAGCAAAGAAATACAGGGTCTCTTAGACATCATTAAGGCTATTGAAAAATATATGGATGGGGAAGACATCACATTCCTTAAG AACTACAGTGTCATAATGAAGCA AGTCCCGTTTACACTCCCGGATCCAGAGCCAGTCCCAGAAACACTAGTCAACATGGCAAATTATCTTGGTAACCTGCGGTTCAGAATCTGGGAGAAGATGAAAGACATAGTTCAGTACA GCCCTGTGACTCTAGACCCAAACACAGCTAACCCGTGCATCTTCCTCTCTGAGGATCTGACCACCCTCCGCTACAAGGACAAAGGCCAGCTGCTCCCCGACAACCCGGAGAGGTTTGACTACTGGGAGTTTGTGCTGGGGTCCGAGGGCTTTGCCTCCGGGAGCCACTGCTGGGAAGTGGAGGTGGGGGACAGCACACTTTGGGCCCTGGGGGTGACCAGCGAGTCCGTGCAGCGTAAGGGTGAGGCACTGTTCAAGAGCGCCGTGTGGGGTGTGGGCTACTACAATGGAGAGTACGGGGCCAGCTCCTCCGTGGAGCCCCCGACTCCGCTCACAGTGACCCCCAAGCTCCAGAGGATTCGTGTACAGCTGGACTGGGACAAGGGGTTGGTGGCGTTCTCTGACCCTGTTAGTAACACGCCTCTGCACACGTTCACTCACACCTTCACGGAGAGAGTGTTTCCATACTTCAGTAATTACTGTGAGCTTTGTCCCCTGAAGATCATACCATTGGATGTTTCTGTAGCAATGCAGCCACAATGA